The following are encoded in a window of Dysidea avara chromosome 4, odDysAvar1.4, whole genome shotgun sequence genomic DNA:
- the LOC136252653 gene encoding protein transport protein Sec61 subunit alpha: protein MGFKVLEMVRPFVSVIPEVSKPERKIQFREKVLWTAITLFIFLVCCQIPLFGIMSSDTADPFYWIRVIMASNRGTLMELGISPIVTSGLIMQLLAGAKILEVGDTPKDRALFNGAQKLFGMVITIGQAIVYVMTGMYGMPSELGMGVCLLIVLQLVTAGLIVLLLDELLQKGYGLGSGISLFIATNICETIVWKSFSPATINTGRGTEFEGAVIALFHLLATRSDKVRALREAFYRQNLPNLMNLFATIFVFAIVIYFQGFRVDLPIKSARYRGQYNTYPIKLFYTSNIPIILQSALVSNLYVISQMLASRFAGNFLVNLLGEWSEVGGGGPARSYPIGGLCYFLSPPESIQHVFQAPIHAIIYIAFMLGSCAFFSKTWIEVSGSSAKDVAKQLKEQQMVMRGHREKSLVHELNRYIPTAAAFGGLCIGALSVMADFMGAIGSGTGILLAVTIIYQYFEIFVKEQQDLGGMGALF, encoded by the exons ATGGGAT TCAAAGTGCTGGAGATGGTGCGACCGTTTGTGTCGGTTATACCGGAAGTGTCCAAACCAGAAAGGAAG ATTCAATTCCGAGAGAAAGTGTTATGGACGGCAATCACCTTGTTCATTTTCTTGGTGTGTTGTCAGATTCCCTTATTTGGAATAATGTCCAGCGACACAGCAGACCCCTTCTACTGGATTAGAGTGATCATGGCATCTAACAGAG GTACATTGATGGAGTTGGGGATTTCCCCTATTGTCACTTCAGGCTTGATCATGCAG CTATTGGCTGGTGCTAAGATACTGGAGGTTGGAGACACCCCTAAAGATAGAGCATTGTTTAATGGAGCACAAAAAT TGTTTGGGATGGTAATTACAATTGGTCAGGCAATAGTCTATGTGATGACTGGGATGTATGGCATGCCATCGGAGCTTGGCATGGGGGTGTGTCTACTCATCGTATTGCAACTGGTAACAGCTGGATTGATAGTATTACTACTGGATGAGCTGCTACAGAAGGGATATGGATTAGGGTCTGG GATATCACTGTTTATAGCCACTAACATCTGTGAGACAATTGTCTGGAAGTCATTCAGTCCAGCCACCATTAACACTGGCCGAGGGACTGAGTTTGAAGGAGCTGTCATTGCCTTGTTCCACTTGTTAGCAACCCGATCTGACAAGGTGCGGGCCCTTAGGGAGGCGTTTTACCGGCAGAACCTGCCAAACCTGATGAACCTGTTTGCCACCATATTTGTGTTTGCCATAGTGATATACTTCCAA GGTTTCAGGGTTGACTTGCCGATTAAGAGTGCTCGTTACCGGGGGCAATACAATACATACCCAATCAAGCTCTTCTACACTTCTAATATTCCAATCATACTTCAGTCAGCACTCGTCTCTAACCTCTACGTTATCTCTCAG ATGTTGGCCAGTCGTTTTGCTGGAAACTTTCTTGTCAACTTGTTAGGAGAATGGTCTGAGGTAGGGGGTGGCGGTCCAGCACGGAGCTATCCCATTGGTGGATTGTGTTACTTCCTGTCTCCACCTGAGAGTATACAACACGTGTTTCAAGCTCCAATACATGCCATCATTTATATTGCCTTCATGTTGGGGTCTTGTGCCTTTTTCTCCAAAACGTGGATTGAGGTGTCTGGGTCATCTGCTAAAGAC GTTGCTAAGCAGCTGAAGGAGCAGCAGATGGTAATGAGAGGTCACAGAGAAAAGAGTTTAGTCCATGAACTAAATCGTTACATTCCAACTGCTGCAGCGTTTGGTGGACTATGCATCGGAGCATTGTCAGTGATGGCTGACTTTATGG GAGCCATAGGGTCAGGTACTGGAATACTACTGGCTGTTACTATCATTTATCAGTATTTTGAGATATTTGTGAAGGAGCAACAAGATCTTGGTGGAATGGGAGCATTATTCTAA